The Oryza sativa Japonica Group chromosome 11, ASM3414082v1 DNA window TAAATTTGttattagttatagatatgaCAACAACTAAACCAATTCTATTATGAGCATGCAGTTCTAGAATAAAGTAATCGATATGGAGAGAATAGGGTGCCAAGTTTGATATATTGATGTTAGTCGATGCATCAATTAGACATACAGTTTCCCCTAAAAAGCAAAAGACATACAGATCCGCTAATCTTTGCATGCAGGTACAGTACCCTCACGGATAAATGCAAGCATACGCTTGAAAAATACAGCGTGAAGAGGCTAAGCAAGAATCTGCATGTGATCTTACGAAGATTGTCCGCATGCAGATAAACTAAGGCAAACATGAGCATATCATGTTGCCTAGCATCAACTCACCCATACATAACCACGACAAAACACATAGAGCATTATGCACCAATTCCATAAAACGCCTTAAGAAATGTCTGATCCTCTTATGTCACAGTCACGCAAAAACATGACTAGATTTTCATTTAAAACCTGAGATGACACCTTCATCAAGGAGATGAGTGGGTAGCTGTGGGGGGTGGGGTTAAGTTGCCaccttttttttatgaaattatttgctaTTTTTCAATGTTGTGAAACATACCTAGTTAAATTTGTAGCAAAATGAAAGTTCCAGCCACATATtagtagttttgtgaaatttatggTCCTTGAGAATCTATGCCACACTTGAGAGTGTTCATTTGCTATGCCTTAATTTCTAAATATAACATCAAGGTGCCACAAACGAACATTATATTATCTGGTAACTCTTGAAACAGTGAAGTGGTTGGTAACATAAATTTCTTACAATGTGGCGATGACATGTTACTATTCTTCATGTTGAACGAGTACAACGATTCTTTTATGTCAAATCCTCATAATTTAGCTTTTATATGTGATCAAAGTTTTTAATGATTCAAATTAAgcatgtactcccttcgtttcagattattagacgttttgactttagtcaaagtcaaactgtttttaAGTTTGAGTTTATAGtaaaaagtagtaatatattTAACATATGAcaaatatactataaaaatatattcaattataaattaagttaaactaatttggtattgtatAGGGGCAAAGCTACACAGCCTCGCGGGGTGCAAAGGAACCCTCTGTATTTCTGTTTTTAGTGCTGATGCCCTGTTTTTGCTACATGTGCACCCCCCTTAGCTCAGTTTCGTGCACCCCCAACGACTGGCCAGAGCGTGGCACAACAAGCGCACGGCCACAAGGCCACTTGTCGTACGAGCCTACTGCtttgttattttgttttttcgttTTACTGATCATGTCTATCGCCAGTATATGCTTATGTTGATTGGATATAGGCAAGGGCATATAACTTCCtgatcttatttttttaatttgtttgattTATTCACATCAAACCTTAAAGTTTAAATATAGAattcaatttatttattattttaatgtttCTAGATAGTCTTCTAGGATTTAAATAATTATACTGTTGCGCTGGGATTTAGGAAAGTGGAGTAGTATTCCAGATCGATCCTAACCCGTGTTCagttccaaaatatttcttcaaacttctaacttttccatcacatcaaaactttcttacacacataaacttccaactttttcgtcacaccgttccaatttcaactaaactttcaattttagcgtgaactaaacacagctaagtattaatattttaatttgAAGAGTTATGGCACTAGCTCcttgacttttaaattttatcACACACCAATATATATTACTCCCACTTAACTAGTCTAGGTGCGTTAGTTGAAGCGTAGGGGAGACAAAAGTCCTTTGTTTTTCATACGCATGCTCTCCAAATGATAAACGgtgtgtttatatatatatatatatatatatatatatatatatatatatatatatatatgtatgtatgtatgtatgtatgtatgtatgtatgtatgtatgtatgtatgtatgtatgtatgtatgtatgtatgtatgtatgtatgtaactgctttaaaattcatattaatctattttcattttgaaataattaatattcagttaatcatatgttaataactcacctcgttttacatATCTTTTCAATCTTTTGTTTCGTATCCTCTCAAATACATTGGTTCAATGTGCCTTACAATCTTGAGCATCTTTTTTATTGTGCCCCACTTTACATTTTAAAGTAGGAATTTCTAATCACATCTTTATCATATACTTAGCCATCATTTAGTATGATGTTTTATAGTTGATAGTCTATCGTTATCTTGTATAGCATGCCTTAAAAATTCCGTGTGCCACTACATGTACGGTTGAGGTGGTGCACCCCCCTCCAATCTATTAAGCTTCGCCACTGTGTATATTGAGGTGGTGCACCCCCCTCCAATCTGTTCAGTTTCGCCACTGTGTATATATTAGTATGTTTGTGTATAAAGTTGGTTAAATTTgtagtagtttgactttgaccaaaatcaaaatgatttataatattataagcAGATGTAatattaaggaaaaaaaagtacttGAGAGAGGCTATAACATACCCAGTTCAAAGTCTTAGTGTGATCCCCGAGTCCCCATAATTTCCAGCTTGGTGGACTACTGGAGTTATCAAGCATCGTGACATCAGCGCCTCCATGCGACAACAAAGCGGCAACTATTTTTGGATTACACTTCATGACAGCATAATGCAGAGCAGTTCTCCCTTGATTGTCTCGCATGCTAACCAGTTTCTGTAGTTCTGGTGTCCCCAAGACGAATTCGACAAATTCAAGCCGGTCTGCGTGCACAGCGGCACTCAGGCATGTCCAACCATTCTTACTGCGAAAGGGAGCATCTGGACAATAGCTTAGAATCTCTCGAGCAATGCCGATACGACCTTGGAATGCGGCAGAAACAAGGAGGGGAACGTCTTCTGTGCCTGCTACGACGTATCCTAAAGAAGAATCATGTTCCAGCAACACTCGTAGCACGCCAACACGGTCACTAAGCAGCGCATGGTGCATGGGAGTTGACCCGTATCTGTTTGGCAGTTTGGCCAGCCATGGACGCGTCTCCATAACCCTTTTAGCAATATCTGAAAAAAGCAGGTTTCAAGATGTCAGCCATGGCGACAACAATCACAGAAGAATGAAAACAGCGAGAAGATTTCTCACCTGAATTCCCATTTCTCGCAGCAGCATGCAGAGCATGATCACCTGCACACCCAGAATGAGAGGAATACGGGATAGCCAGCAACCTGTCGAATATGTCGGCGGAGTTTCTCATCGCAGCGATGAACATGGGCGACTCGTTGTTCTTGTTCACGGCTCGTGACAGTGCCGGCTCTGCAGCTATCAGCTCCAGCGCAAGGTCATCGTGGCCGCCGCGAATGGCATGGTGCAGTGCATTGCATCCGACGCTGTCCTGCTTCAGAACTGCATCGCGGAAGCCCAATTCACGGCAGTGTCTAAGCAGTTCAGAAGCCAGAGCAGCATGCCCAGCTGCCACGGCGGCGAGCAGTGGCGTCTCCCCGTATGAgttgacggcggcgaggagaggctGCTTGAGCCTGACCACATCGTTGCAAAATTCTAGGTGACCATGGATGGAAGATATGTGCAGGCAGTTGCTGCCATGGTTAGTCGTTCGGAGCAGCACGTCTGGATCACTCGCAGCCATGTCCCTCATTGCCGTGCAATCACCGGATCTGGCTGCTAATAGGAGCCGTCTGTCGATCCTCTCTTCTGCTTTCTCTGATAGGCTAGTGTCACTGTCATATTCTTCAGTTTCGCTCCCTGATTCTTCAGATAGACCAATGTCATGACTCATGTTGGTCTGTGGTTCTTGTGGGAGAGTACTGCCATTAGTTCGTGGGAGAGTGCCATTAGTTCTTGCTCCCATTTCCGTCTATCTTGTTTTTCCTTCAATATTTTGGACAAAGTACGAGCTCAATCGGATGAGTTATGAAGCCTTTTCTTAATTAATCACCAACAAAGATATATTTGATCATGTAAAGAAATTACTAGGATgacagtatatatatttttaggcGGCATCAAGTTATTGTGAAAAAAAAGTTCATTGCCCATTGACTCAAGGGCTAATTAATTTTGATCTTACCGAATTTGGTAAAATATCATctatttctatttattaaaTTCCATTGTATAGTTTCcttagttttattttaaaattcatataaaacACAAAATATCATGGTCCaattttgaattaaaatatCAATTTCCAACCAGTCATAATAATAGTATAAAATACAAAATATCATGGTCCaattttgaattaaaatatCAGTTTCCATCTTATAATTTGAACTAAAAAGTTTCAGTTTGTAATGGATGTTTCATTTAAAAActttaaattattaatagatttggaaaaaaaattgtatagctttgccatttttttaaaattcaagTAACTATGTGAAAAAGGTAATTTTAATTTTCAAAATCATATGTATATACCTCATCAATGATAATATAATTGCTCAATATGTATATTCAGACTATATGCCTTTAAATGCTTATGGAAAGTTCaaattaatattttgaaattcttGTATCTGCAATTTGTGATTTTAAAACAGTGGAGAATTTCGAAAAGATATTTTTATTGCATATTCCTTTAGTgatttattaaaatttataaagAATAATTATGGGCACTAATGCTTTCCCGTTCTGCTCTCATTTATTAATGAGGGGTGGAAAGTATATAGATTTACTAGTTGATACCACGTGCTTTGTTGCGTGATTTGTGGATGAATGCATATTAtacattataaataaaaatggtagatgtatatgtttaaataatttGGACGTAATGATTTGGcattgcttgcatattgagttctaaaaatacaacaaaattgtaaataATATGTCATGTTtacatgatatttaaaatactctagataataattgctattTATTAATGACATGACACATTTATATGtaatttaaaatacttgatagtggatgatgatgtggcgcACTTGCATGTTAAGTTTTAGAAGTTAGTCGACATCAAATTTATACTAAGATACGATTTGTAAGATCCTACCTCTACCGCAAAAGAGCCCTTTTCAGAATGGGAAGAAAAAAAGACGAAACCTCACGAGAAAAAGCTGGTAGGCGTGAATTGTCTGCTCGAGACAAACAGATCAAAGGTCTTTTCAAtccaaaaaaagaggaaaaatagAGAATTAAAAGTAAAATGGATGCATTCAACGGTGAGTTACATAAGAAGGTGAAATAATGGTAGTAACTAGTActatgtcccataaaaaattaatCTAATTCGGAATACTGAAAGTGACATATTTTAGTTTAACGAATTTGTTCACTTAGCTCTCTATCACCGTCACATCGGTCAGTAAATACGTGCTAGTACAATTAACTATACAAATGCTAACCACATTTTTATCTATGCAGG harbors:
- the LOC107275428 gene encoding ankyrin repeat-containing protein NPR4 — encoded protein: MGARTNGTLPRTNGSTLPQEPQTNMSHDIGLSEESGSETEEYDSDTSLSEKAEERIDRRLLLAARSGDCTAMRDMAASDPDVLLRTTNHGSNCLHISSIHGHLEFCNDVVRLKQPLLAAVNSYGETPLLAAVAAGHAALASELLRHCRELGFRDAVLKQDSVGCNALHHAIRGGHDDLALELIAAEPALSRAVNKNNESPMFIAAMRNSADIFDRLLAIPYSSHSGCAGDHALHAAARNGNSDIAKRVMETRPWLAKLPNRYGSTPMHHALLSDRVGVLRVLLEHDSSLGYVVAGTEDVPLLVSAAFQGRIGIAREILSYCPDAPFRSKNGWTCLSAAVHADRLEFVEFVLGTPELQKLVSMRDNQGRTALHYAVMKCNPKIVAALLSHGGADVTMLDNSSSPPSWKLWGLGDHTKTLNWNEVAMLMMEADPRNATSLHYLAMDAKIKVTNDSRTKAMFPTLTNTRSTSLVAIIIAAITFVAAFTLPGGYNTDVGSRHPIMAKKFSLQAFLISDTLAMCSSFVVAFICIIAKWEDLRFLLYYRSITMKLMWFSYMATIIAFATGLYTVLPSHLQWLAIAICFVPALLPILTKLLGDWPILKLKFRLGKIYKSGFIDMV